ACACCATCAAGACGAACGGGCCGATCGCGGCCGACCACGCGGACTGCACCAGTCACGCCGTCTGCTTCACCACCGACCCGGAACTGGGCGCCGTCGACAGCAAGCACGGCCGCGTGCTGTTCCTGCAGATCGTCGGGCTGACCATGCCGGAGTACCGCGCGGCGCAGGGCGGGCGCGCGCTCGCGCTGCTCGCCGAGCTGGAACCGCGACTACCCCTGTACATCACCGACATTCGGCGTGAATCGCTGGTCTCCGAGCCGAAGCCACAGGCCCGCTGGCCGCGGTGGGGTGGCGGCCTGGCCGGGCGAGGGTGATCAGGCCGCTCGGGTCGAGCGCTGTTCGAGCGGCGTGATCCGGCGCGGCCCGCGGACACCGGCTCCCCGGGTGCGCAACGCCCGGCGGTGACGCGCCCGCGCGGCGTGCGCCCCACGAACCCCGTTGACGACGTTGCGGATCCGGTGACCGGCACTCGTTCGCCGGACCGCGCCGATCAGCAGCAAGGGCACCGCGAGTGCGATCCGCGCACGAGACTTCCCGCTGCCCATGCCGAATCAGGGTTTCTCGGCCGTGATGGACGCGAGCAGTTCGCCCAGGTGCGTTTCGACGCTTGCCTTGTCGACGCCGAGGTCGCTGAGCAGACCGGCGCCGTTCTCCTGCTCCAGCAGGGCGAGCAGGATGTGCTCGGTGCCGATGTAGTTGTGCCCCAGCCGAAGCGCCTCACGGAAGGTGAGTTCCAAGACCTTCTTGGCCTCCGCGCCGAACGGAACGAGCGCGGGGACGTCCCCCTCGCTCGGCGGCAGGGACGCGGCGGCCGCGGCGGAGATGACGTCGACGGCCACGCCCTGGTGGACGAGTTCGTGCACGGCGAGCCCCTCCGGTTCGGTGAGCAGGCCCAGCACCACGTGGCCGATCGAGATCTCGCGGTTGCCCGCGCTGCGCGCCGCCTCCTGCGCCGCCATCACGACCGCGCGCGCCCGCTGGGTGAAACGGGCGAAGCCCGCGTTCGGGTCCATGGCCGCCGCGGCGCCCGGTTCGGGCACTTTGGGCACGAACCGCTTCTGCGCGGCCTGCTTGGTGACGCCCATGCTGGCGCCGATGTCGGTCCAGGAGGCGCCGGAGCGGCGGGCCTGGTCCACGAAGTGGCCGATCAGGTGATCGGCCACCTCGCCGAGGTGATTGGCCACGACGACGGCGTCGGACAGCTGGTCGAGCACGTTGTCGGGACGGGCCTTCTTGATGCCATCGATCAGGTCGTCGAGGCGGAATTGTGAAGTCATGCGTCAACCATAGGTTGACGATGACGTATCGTCAACCGTTGGTTGACGTATCCTTCACGGGCGTGCCGACCAGGCCGCGCCGCGCACGATGCGCTCCTTGACCCACGCCGCCGTCCGCCCGGTCAGCACCGTCCGCGCCGGCGCGTCATCGGCGTGCACGACCTGCACGACGCCGTCCCGGCGGCCCAGGCTCAGGCACTGGAGCACATAGCGGAAGCGGAGATCCCCCGGCACGCGACCACGCATCCGGGCGACGGCGGCATCGGCCGCGTGCTTGCCGGTGGGCAGCGCTGTGGCACATGCCATACGCAGATCGCGTCCACCCGGCCCCGCCACGACGGCGGCGTCGCCCGCGGCGAAGATGTCGGGGTGCGAGGCCGATCGCAGCGTGGCGTCGGTGAGCACCCTGCCGTCGGAATCCACCGCCAGACCGGAGCGCGCGGCGAGGTCGGGCACCCGGAAACCGGTGGTCCACACTGTCGCCGCGGCCTCGACCAGGGAACCGTCGGCCAGGCGCGGGCCTTCGGGCGTCACCTCGAGCACCTTGGCTCCGGACCGGATCTCGACCCCGAGACGCTCCAGCGTCCGCTCGATGTGCGCCTGCGCCCGCGCCGACAGCCACGCGCCCGGCTCCTCCGACCCGAGCAGCAGCACCCGGGTCCCCGGCTGCGATTCGGCGAGTTCCGCCGCGAGTTCGATGCCGGTCGCCCCCGCGCCGACGATCGCCACCGGGCCGCCCGGAGCGGACAGGTCGGCCAGATCTTCTTGCGTCGCAACGCGATAGGCGTATTCGGCGACGCCGGGCACGCTCTCGACGTCGGCGACGCTGCCGAGGGCGTAGATCAGCGTGTCGTAGTCGAGGGCGGGCGCCACGTCGAGCACCACGCGCTTCGCGACCGTGTCGATCTCCGTCGCCAGGGCGCGGACGAAGCGAATCCCTTTGCTTTCCAGAACATCCCGCAGATCCCACGTGGGAGTCGCCTGTCCGGCCGCCCGCTGGTGCAGTCGCACGCGCTCGACGAACGTCGCGTGGGCGTCCACCACGGTGACCTGCGCGTCCCGCGCCGTGCGAGCCAGTCGGCGGGCCGCCGCCAGCCCCGCGTATCCGGCGCCGAGAACGACGATCCGATGCTGTCCGGTCATGATGTGGCTCCTTTCGATCGGCCAACACCCTTCAGACCGGACAGGCCCCCGATTCCTGACAGACCGGGGCCGTGAAGCCGGTCACAGCGGACGGCGACGGTCCGCCGCTGCGCCCACCACGCCATCCGACCCGCCCGCGGCTGCGAGATAGGTCAGCTTGTCCGGGTTGACGATCAGCCGCAGCG
Above is a genomic segment from Nocardia sputorum containing:
- a CDS encoding NAD(P)/FAD-dependent oxidoreductase, yielding MTGQHRIVVLGAGYAGLAAARRLARTARDAQVTVVDAHATFVERVRLHQRAAGQATPTWDLRDVLESKGIRFVRALATEIDTVAKRVVLDVAPALDYDTLIYALGSVADVESVPGVAEYAYRVATQEDLADLSAPGGPVAIVGAGATGIELAAELAESQPGTRVLLLGSEEPGAWLSARAQAHIERTLERLGVEIRSGAKVLEVTPEGPRLADGSLVEAAATVWTTGFRVPDLAARSGLAVDSDGRVLTDATLRSASHPDIFAAGDAAVVAGPGGRDLRMACATALPTGKHAADAAVARMRGRVPGDLRFRYVLQCLSLGRRDGVVQVVHADDAPARTVLTGRTAAWVKERIVRGAAWSARP
- a CDS encoding Clp protease N-terminal domain-containing protein, whose amino-acid sequence is MTSQFRLDDLIDGIKKARPDNVLDQLSDAVVVANHLGEVADHLIGHFVDQARRSGASWTDIGASMGVTKQAAQKRFVPKVPEPGAAAAMDPNAGFARFTQRARAVVMAAQEAARSAGNREISIGHVVLGLLTEPEGLAVHELVHQGVAVDVISAAAAASLPPSEGDVPALVPFGAEAKKVLELTFREALRLGHNYIGTEHILLALLEQENGAGLLSDLGVDKASVETHLGELLASITAEKP